A window of Castanea sativa cultivar Marrone di Chiusa Pesio chromosome 1, ASM4071231v1 contains these coding sequences:
- the LOC142621921 gene encoding late embryogenesis abundant protein At1g64065-like: MAEKMNQQVHPIAQVNKQPRSDEESGTLTSDQELKRKKRIKLAIYIAAFAVFQTIVILVFALTVMRVKTPKVRLGTDVTFQNFKTGTQASPSFDLSFTTQVGVKNSNFGPYKFDSTIATFMYEGVTVGQVTIPKGKAGLRSTKKVTVTANVNSNALQSTASLGSELGAGVLTLNSQAKLSGKVELMFVMKKKKSAEMNCTMTIEVTTKVVQSMNCE; the protein is encoded by the coding sequence ATGGCTGAGAAAATGAACCAACAGGTGCACCCTATCGCACAAGTAAATAAGCAACCCAGAAGTGATGAAGAGTCTGGTACTCTGACATCTGATCAGGAGCTCAAGCGAAAGAAAAGGATCAAGTTGGCCATATATATTGCTGCTTTTGCTGTGTTTCAGACTATTGTTATCTTAGTTTTTGCACTCACTGTGATGCGTGTTAAGACCCCTAAGGTCAGGTTGGGCACTGATGTCACGTTCCAGAACTTCAAAACTGGAACCCAAGCATCACCTTCCTTTGACTTGAGCTTCACAACCCAAGTTGGAGTTAAGAACTCAAACTTTGGTCCCTACAAATTTGATAGCACCATTGCCACGTTCATGTACGAGGGTGTAACAGTAGGGCAAGTCACTATTCCTAAAGGTAAGGCTGGGCTGCGTTCTACCAAAAAAGTTACCGTCACAGCTAATGTGAATTCAAATGCTCTGCAAAGCACTGCTAGTCTTGGAAGTGAGTTAGGTGCTGGTGTATTAACTCTGAACAGCCAGGCAAAGCTCAGTGGGAAAGTGGAATTGATGTttgtgatgaagaagaagaagtccgCCGAAATGAATTGCACGATGACCATTGAAGTGACAACAAAGGTGGTCCAATCTATGAATTGcgaataa
- the LOC142639245 gene encoding late embryogenesis abundant protein At1g64065-like, protein MVDRPNQQVYPLVPVADRQFSRSDENIEDSGPLTPDHVLRRKKRIKLAIYISAFVVFEIMVILVFALVLMKARTPKVRLGTNVTFQNFKIGTQARPSFDLSFTAQVRVKNTNFGPYKFDSTNATFMYQGVTVGQVTIPKHTAGMRSTKKVTVTVNVNSNALPSTTKLGSELGAGVLTLNCHAKLKGKVVFMLMMKKKKSAEMNCTMTVDSSTKAVKSMIC, encoded by the coding sequence atggttGATCGACCGAACCAACAGGTGTACCCTTTAGTACCAGTGGCAGATAGGCAATTTAGTAGAAGTGATGAAAACATTGAAGACTCTGGCCCTTTAACACCTGACCATGTGCTCAGGCGAAAGAAAAGGATCAAGTTAGCCATATATATTTCTGCTTTTGTTGTGTTTGAAATCATGGTCATCTTGGTCTTTGCACTCGTTTTGATGAAAGCTAGGACCCCTAAGGTCAGGTTAGGCACTAATGTCACGTTCCAGAACTTCAAGATTGGAACCCAAGCAAGACCTTCCTTCGACTTGAGCTTCACAGCCCAAGTTCGGGTTAAGAACACAAACTTTGGTCCCTACAAATTTGATAGCACCAATGCCACCTTTATGTACCAGGGTGTGACAGTGGGGCAAGTCACTATTCCTAAACATACGGCTGGGATGCGTTCGACAAAAAAAGTTACTGTCACAGTTAACGTAAATTCAAACGCCCTGCCATCCACTACCAAACTTGGAAGTGAGTTAGGTGCTGGGGTTTTAACTCTGAACTGCCATGCCAAGCTTAAGGGGAAAGTGGTGTTCATGCttatgatgaagaagaagaagtcagcCGAAATGAACTGCACTATGACCGTTGATTCGTCAACAAAGGCGGTCAAATCTATGATTTGCTAG
- the LOC142625107 gene encoding uncharacterized protein LOC142625107 — protein sequence MENTYSEPVNEGKRGTKFQWKAEEDDKLVECLLELAGVGCGIKASPHIESRYKTLRKQYRAIVDMLGPNASGFGWNDNEKMVVVEKQIFEDWVKGHPDAKGLRNKRFPHFDDLALVFGKDRASGDRAQHAIDATEELARGQENQSPTNEAETEKNAGIGEINGNDSGSQTEIPNQGSSSKNLNKKRPRSNDELIETLMETMKDFGKKYEETNGHMATIASCFKIESEEAERRMKVFNELLKIEGLSISERIKAGELLTADTRKCDFFYSLSGDVRYDYVIQVLTDAGMNTLYV from the exons ATGGAAAATACATATAGTGAACCTGTCAATGAAGGAAAGAGAGGAACTAAATTCCAATGGAAAGCTGAAGAAGATGATAAGTTGGTTGAGTGTTTATTGGAACTGGCTGGTGTAG GATGTGGTATAAAGGCAAGTCCACATATAGAATCTAGATACAAAACTTTAAGAAAACAATATCGAGCAATAGTTGACATGCTTGGTCCAAATGCCAGTGGTTTTGGTTGGAATGATAATGAGAAAATGGTTGTGGTTgagaaacaaatttttgaaGATTGGGtcaag GGTCATCCAGATGCTAAGGGATTGCGGAATAAGCGCTTCCCTCATTTTGATGACTTAGCACTTGTGTTTGGTAAAGATAGGGCCAGTGGGGATAGAGCTCAACATGCTATAGATGCAACAGAGGAGCTAGCTAGAGGTCAAGAAAACCAATCTCCTACAAATGAAGCTGAGACAGAAAAAAATGCTGGTATAGGAGAGATCAATGGAAATGATTCTGGTTCCCAAACAGAAATACCCAATCAAGGTTCTAGCTCAAAGAATCTAAATAAGAAGAGGCCAAGATCCAATGATGAACTAATTGAGACCTTAATGGAGACAATGAAAGACTTTGGGAAGAAGTATGAAGAAACTAATGGGCATATGGCCACCATTGCATCTTGCTTCAAGATTGAGTCAGAGGAAGCTGAGAGAAGAATGAAAGTATTCAATGAGCTATTGAAAATCGAAGGACTTTCTATATCAGAAAGAATCAAAGCTGGAGAATTGCTTACAGCTGATACACgtaaatgtgattttttttactcattgtCTGGGGATGTTAGGTATGACTATGTTATTCAAGTGCTCACAGATGCAGGGATGAATACATTATATGTGTAA
- the LOC142621994 gene encoding late embryogenesis abundant protein At1g64065-like, translating into MAEKTNQQVYPFAPATKQPRSDEESGSLTSDQELKRKKMIKLAIYIAAFAVFQTAVILVFALTVMRVKTPKVRLGTDVTFQNFSTGTQASPFFDLSVTTQVRVKNTNFGPYKFDSTIATFMYQGVTVGQVLIPKNKAGLRSTKKVGVTVNVNSNALPSTTNLGSELGAHVLTLNSHAKLSGKVELMFIMKKKKSAEMNCTMTIDLSTKAVQSMIC; encoded by the coding sequence atggcagAGAAGACGAACCAGCAGGTATACCCTTTCGCACCAGCAACTAAGCAACCCAGAAGTGATGAAGAGTCTGGCTCTTTAACTTCTGATCAGGAgctcaagagaaagaaaatgatcaaGTTAGCCATATATATTGCTGCTTTTGCTGTGTTTCAGACCGCTGTCATCTTGGTCTTTGCTCTCACTGTGATGCGTGTTAAGACCCCTAAGGTCAGATTGGGAACTGATGTCACGTTCCAGAACTTCAGCACTGGTACCCAAGCATCACCTTTCTTTGACTTGAGCGTCACAACCCAAGTTCGGGTTAAGAACACAAACTTTGGTCCCTACAAATTTGATAGCACCATTGCCACATTCATGTACCAGGGTGTGACAGTGGGGCAAGTCCTTATTCCTAAGAATAAGGCTGGGCTCCGTTCGACCAAAAAAGTTGGTGTCACAGTAAATGTGAATTCAAATGCGCTGCCAAGTACTACCAATCTTGGAAGTGAGTTAGGTGCTCACGTTTTAACTCTGAACAGCCATGCCAAACTTAGTGGGAAAGTGGAATTGATGTTtataatgaagaagaagaaatcagcCGAAATGAACTGCACTATGACTATTGATTTGTCAACAAAGGCGGTCCAATCTATGATTTGCTAG